A portion of the Gadus macrocephalus chromosome 10, ASM3116895v1 genome contains these proteins:
- the LOC132465813 gene encoding protocadherin alpha-8-like isoform X23 — protein MIPYFSSMAISRHEAWREQLATIFTVFVLFWNVTSGQIRYSITEELKGGTLVGNVAKDLGLDVSSLKVRGFRIASGPNDALFQLNQTDGVLYTNKQIDREEVCGRSNTCVINLKTVLENPLEIHYATVEVLDVNDHSPSFPEKETLLEIFESALPGERFQLRPARDSDSGLNSIHQYKLSQNDHFRLEVKDRGNDGKIPVLHLHKSLDRETARRHKLTLSASDGGKPQRSGSTVIFVEVLDANDNMPVFTKESYSAMLKENSPIGTTVIHVNATDLDDGLNGEVFYSLGNNVNSELLELFDINTNTGEVTVKGLIDFEQKDRYEIDIRASDRGVFPLKADTSVVIKVVDVNDNTPEIEVTSFLNAIPEDSKTGTTVALITLSDLDSGLNGKVLCSIKEDVPFTLTPSLQDNMYSVVTKSLLDREHRSYYDVTVVVKDAGSPALSSMKTIAIVVSDVNDNGPVFSHSPYTFYMSENNAPGAPIFSVMASDRDKGDNAVVSYHIPREGRDENKLASYLNINHETGEILAVKSFDFEKLKTFRFHVVATDSGSPSLSSNVSVNVFLLDQNDNPPVILHPVSSNGSAEGVEEVPRNVPAGHLVTKVRAYDADIGYNGWLLFSLQEVSDHSLFGLDRYTGRIRTLRSFTETDEAQHKLVILVKDNGNVSLSATATVVVKLVEPKEAISASDVKSAATDIGDSGVTFYLMITLASVSTLFLISIIVLIAMQCSKTTDVSSKYLPETNYDGTLCHSIQYRSGEKRYMLVGPRMSIGSTIVPGSNGNTLVLPDRRSAAGEPQTTPNPIEMNTWSYRGRPT, from the exons ATGATTCCTTATTTCAGCAGCATGGCAATATCGCGACACGAAGCATGGCGGGAGCAACTCGCCACGATTTTCACTGTATTCGTTCTGTTCTGGAACGTCACCTCCGGACAAATCAGATATTCCATCACAGAAGAACTCAAGGGGGGCACGCTGGTTGGGAACGTAGCGAAGGACCTAGGGCTGGATGTCAGTTCGTTAAAAGTCCGGGGTTTTCGTATCGCGTCTGGCCCCAACGACGCCTTGTTTCAGCTAAACCAGACTGATGGTGTTTTATATACCAACAAACAAATAGACCGGGAAGAGGTGTGCGGGCGAAGCAATACGTGTGTGATCAACTTAAAAACCGTGCTTGAGAACCCACTGGAAATCCATTATGCTACAGTTGAGGTGCTAGATGTGAACGACCACAGCCCCAGCTTTCCAGAGAAGGAAACGCTGTTGGAGATTTTCGAGTCGGCCTTACCTGGGGAACGATTTCAACTGCGCCCTGCGCGAGATTCAGACAGCGGTTTGAATTCAATCCATCAATACAAACTCAGCCAAAATGATCATTTTCGTTTAGAGGTTAAGGATAGGGGCAACGATGGTAAAATTCCCGTTTTGCATTTACACAAATCGCTTGATAGAGAAACTGCCAGACGTCATAAATTGACGCTGTCTGCCAGCGATGGAGGAAAACCTCAACGTTCAGGGTCCACAGTAATATTTGTAGAAGTTTTGGATGCGAATGACAATATGCCAGTGTTCACAAAAGAATCATATTCAGCCATGCTAAAGGAAAATTCACCTATAGGCACAACAGTGATTCATGTGAACGCCACGGATTTAGACGACGGTCTGAACGGAGAGGTATTCTATTCACTAGGAAACAATGTCAACAGCGAATTGCTGGAGCTTTTCGACATAAACACCAATACAGGCGAAGTAACTGTGAAGGGCTTGATCGATTTCGAACAAAAGGATCGTTATGAGATCGATATCAGGGCATCGGATAGGGGGGTCTTTCCTTTAAAAGCAGACACGAGCGTCGTCATAAAAGTTGTTGACGTAAACGACAACACACCTGAAATAGAGGTAACCTCTTTTTTAAACGCCATTCCAGAGGATTCTAAAACAGGAACTACCGTCGCACTCATCACACTCAGTGACTTGGATTCTGGTTTAAACGGGAAAGTCCTCTGCTCGATTAAAGAGGACGTGCCTTTCACGTTAACGCCCTCCTTACAGGACAACATGTATTCCGTCGTCACCAAATCGTTGCTGGACAGAGAGCATCGGTCTTATTATGACGTCACAGTGGTGGTAAAAGACGCTGGTTCTCCCGCGCTCTCCTCCATGAAGACCATAGCCATCGTTGTGTCTGACGTCAACGATAACGGCCCTGTGTTTTCACACAGCCCGTACACATTTTACATGAGTGAGAACAATGCTCCGGGCGCCCCTATATTCTCAGTGATGGCCTCAGACCGAGATAAAGGTGATAATGCTGTGGTCTCCTATCATATTCCaagagagggaagagatgaAAACAAACTTGCCTCCTATCTTAATATCAACCATGAGACTGGAGAGATATTGGCAGTGAAAAGTTTTGACTTTGAAAAATTAAAAACGTTTAGATTCCATGTTGTGGCAACAGACTCTGGAAGTCCGTCTTTAAGCAGTAACGTTTCGGTGAACGTGTTTCTTCTGGACCAGAACGACAACCCTCCGGTTATCTTACATCCGGTCAGCTCTAACGGTTCTGCTGAAGGAGTAGAGGAGGTTCCTCGCAATGTTCCTGCAGGCCACCTGGTGACTAAAGTGAGAGCCTACGATGCTGATATAGGATACAACGGCTGGCTGTTATTCTCACTACAGGAAGTGAGTGACCACAGTCTCTTTGGTTTGGACCGCTATACTGGACGGATAAGAACACTGCGCTCATTCACAGAGACAGACGAGGCTCAACATAAACTGGTCATACTGGTCAAAGACAATGGGAACGTGTCACTCTCAGCAACAGCTACTGTGGTTGTCAAGCTGGTGGAGCCCAAAGAGGCCATTTCAGCTTCTGATGTGAAAAGTGCAGCGACTGACATTGGGGACAGTGGCGTgacattttatttaatgataacTCTGGCTTCAGTTTCAACTCTTTTCCTCATCAGTATTATTGTGCTGATTGCAATGCAGTGCTCTAAAACCACGGACGTATCCTCCAAGTATTTACCTGAAACAAACTATGATGGAACTCTGTGTCACAGCATCCAGTACAGATCTGGAGAGAAACGCTACATGTTAGTTGGACCCAGAATGAGTATAGGATCTACTATAGTCCCGGGGAGCAATGGGAACACTCTGGTTCTCCCTGATAGAAGGTCTGCAGCTGGAGAG CCCCAAACAACACCCAACCCTATAGAGATGAACACCTGGAGCTACAGGGGAAGGCCGACATAG
- the LOC132465813 gene encoding protocadherin alpha-8-like isoform X35 codes for MEQRKRELWIAFLVTVILFWSTTSAQIRYSISEEVNEGTVVGNVAKDLGLDKSKLKERKYRIVSGSSDPLFYVNQVDGVLYVNRKIDREEVCERTSACLINLKTVLENPLEVHYVGVEVLDMNDHSPSFPEKEKTLEISESVLPGARFQLQASRDPDGGQFSVQKYKLSHNDHFRLEVKDKGEDGKIPILVLQKSLDREVEKSHAMLLTALDGGKPPKSGEMSIRVDVLDVNDNTPVFSKDVYSVLLNENAAIGSTVIQVNASDLDDGPNGQVIYSFGNSVNNRLFKLFDINQLTGEIIVKGLIDYEHKDKYEIEIQASDRGLAPLTSEKSVIIKIVDVNDNAPEIEVTSFSSAIAEDSRPGTTVALISVIDSDSGLNGKVTCSIREITPFTLSPSLEENMYSLVTKSLLDREKQAHYDLTIVARDAGKPALSSEKSMSVVVSDVNDNSPEFSRSPYTFYLTENNGPGASIFNVGAFDRDENQNAAISFHIGRAGREDDKLVSFLNINSQNGDVSALKSFDFETSKTFNFQVIATDSGRPPLSSNVTVYVFILDQNDNTPVILYPPRTNGTSEGEVDIPRNVHTGHLVTKVRAYDADIGYNGWLLFSLQEVSDHSLFGLDRYTGRIRTLRSFTETDEAQHKLVILVKDNGNVSLSATATVVVKLVEPKEAISASDVKSSATIDNENNLSFYLIITLGLVSVLFILSIIVLIAMQCSKSTDCSSKFIQEPNYDGTLCHSIQYRSGEKRYMLVGPRMSIGSTIVPGSNGNTLVVPDRRSTSAEPQTTPNPIEMNTWSYRGRPT; via the exons ATGGAACAAAGAAAGCGCGAGCTGTGGATCGCTTTCTTGGTTACGGTGATTCTTTTCTGGAGTACGACATCGGCACAAATACGATATTCCATTTCTGAGGAAGTGAATGAAGGAACTGTCGTTGGAAATGTGGCCAAGGATTTAGGGCTGGATAAGAGCAAATTAAAAGAAAGGAAATACCGCATCGTTTCTGGTTCTTCCGATCCACTTTTCTACGTGAATCAAGTCGACGGCGTTTTGTATGTGAATCGCAAGATCGACAGGGAAGAGGTATGCGAGAGGACTAGTGCGTGTTTAATCAATCTGAAAACGGTGCTCGAGAATCCACTGGAGGTGCATTATGTTGGGGTGGAGGTGCTGGATATGAACGACCATTCGCCAAGCTttccagagaaagagaaaacgtTAGAGATTTCCGAGTCTGTTCTACCTGGAGCGCGCTTTCAGCTGCAGGCGTCACGGGATCCAGACGGTGGTCAGTTTTCTGTCCAAAAATATAAACTGAGCCATAATGATCATTTCCGTTTGGAAGTGAAAGATAAGGGAGAAGATGGCAAAATACCAATATTAGTTTTACAAAAGTCGTTAGATAGAGAAGTGGAAAAAAGTCATGCAATGTTGCTGACCGCTTTGGACGGGGGGAAACCACCGAAATCTGGTGAAATGAGCATTCGAGTGGATGTACTGGATGTCAACGACAATACCCCGGTTTTTTCTAAAGATGTTTATTCGGTGCTTCTCAATGAAAACGCGGCGATCGGCAGTACAGTAATACAAGTAAATGCAAGTGATTTAGATGACGGTCCAAATGGACAGGTAATTTATTCATTTGGAAACAGTGTGAATAACAGACTATTCAAGCTCTTTGATATTAATCAGCTAACAGGTGAAATAATTGTAAAAGGCCTTATTGACTATGAACACAAGGACAAATATGAAATTGAAATACAAGCATCGGACAGAGGGCTTGCGCCCCTCACCTCAGAGAAGAGCGTCATTATTAAAATTGTTGACGTAAACGACAATGCGCCAGAGATTGAGGTGACATCATTCTCCAGCGCCATTGCTGAGGATTCCAGGCCGGGGACCACAGTCGCCCTCATAAGTGTGATTGATTCTGACTCCGGCCTCAACGGGAAAGTGACTTGTTCCATTAGAGAAATCACCCCTTTCACCTTATCCCCCTCCTTAGAAGAAAACATGTATTCGTTAGTGACCAAGTCGCTGCTCGATAGAGAGAAGCAGGCACATTACGACCTAACGATAGTCGCAAGGGATGCGGGCAAGCCTGCCCTATCATCCGAAAAGTCAATGAGCGTTGTCGTGTCAGATGTAAATGACAACAGTCCAGAGTTCTCACGGAGTCCGTATACGTTTTATCTAACTGAGAATAACGGCCCGGGCGCTTCCATATTCAACGTAGGGGCTTTTGATCGAGACGAGAACCAAAACGCAGCAATTTCATTTCACATCGGGAGGGCAGGCCGTGAAGACGATAAGCTGGTGTCATTTCTAAAtataaattcgcaaaatggggaTGTTTCGGCATTAAAAAGCTTTGATTTCGAAACGTCAAAGACGTTTAACTTTCAAGTTATTGCAACAGATTCTGGAAGGCCGCCACTGAGTAGTAACGTCACCGTTTATGTGTTCATCCTGGACCAGAATGACAACACTCCCGTCATCCTGTATCCCCCACGTACTAACGGCACAAGCGAGGGGGAGGTGGACATTCCCCGTAACGTCCACACGGGTCACCTGGTGACTAAAGTGAGAGCCTACGATGCTGATATAGGATACAACGGCTGGCTGTTATTCTCACTACAGGAAGTGAGTGACCACAGTCTCTTTGGTTTGGACCGCTATACTGGACGGATAAGAACACTGCGCTCATTCACAGAGACAGACGAAGCTCAACATAAACTGGTCATACTGGTCAAAGACAATGGGAACGTGTCACTCTCAGCAACAGCTACTGTGGTTGTCAAGCTCGTGGAGCCCAAAGAGGCCATTTCAGCTTCTGATGTGAAAAGTTCAGCAACGATTGACAACGAGAATAATCTATCGTTTTATCTCATAATAACTTTGGGCTTAGTTTCTGTGCTTTTTATCCTCAGTATTATCGTATTGATAGCCATGCAGTGCTCGAAATCTACAGACTGCTCTTCAAAGTTTATACAAGAGCCGAACTATGATGGAACTCTGTGTCACAGCATCCAGTACAGATCTGGAGAGAAACGCTACATGTTAGTTGGACCCAGAATGAGTATAGGATCTACTATAGTCCCGGGGAGCAATGGGAACACTCTAGTGGTCCCTGACAGGAGGAGTACATCTGCGGAG CCCCAAACAACACCCAACCCTATAGAGATGAACACCTGGAGCTACAGGGGAAGGCCGACATAG